ATCATACGAAGTGATTACATTATACAACACAGATTATATGAAATAGATGTCTGAGCCAAAGTAATACCGTCATTTGTCATGTTTCGAGGAAAAATCGTAAATACAGTGCCTAGTGCCAACAGTCAGTTTATTTTCACATTATAGTATTTCCTAGTTACACTAGAACCACGTTCAGAAGACCAATTTATGAATACGCGAGTATATGCCTAAGTCtaatcaaattgttttttttatatattattctaagAAGGAATAAGACGTTATTGTCAATGCATATACAGTTCaggcagaaaataataaacggatATAAGAGactttcctccaacttttattttgttccctttgatCTAACTCCTGGAGTCTGGAGTTCAAGTGTACAGGTggtattaaaagtttaaattggcACCTGGAAGACAGAACCGTAATACAGTGCTgtcagcattaaaggtacacagagactaaacattttaaatttattttagttttctttttatccagtttttattattattattattgtgtaggTTAAGAATGTTGTAAGTCctctatatttgtgtattattaaaatactacgTTATTGACGAACTATTCTTCGCATTTATCTACAGCACAGTGCGGCTGCGCATAATAAATcagtttgtttattatttaaatattcgttttTACCGAGAGCAGTCAAACGGACCCAGTTAGCGTGGCTGTTTAACTCGTTCGACTTTTGAGTGATCGCCTGGCCTCTGTCCAAAAACGTTCAATTTTATAACCTTCCATTTCACTTTCGGAAACTCAGGTACGTTCTCATATGTCAGAAATAGACAAACAGTTGAATAACCGTCCTAGCTCGCTCAATGCCATtgaaatctatatataaattgtgactttatgtatgtttatttattatttttatttaggtttGTTATGAAACTGTTCGACTAGCAAAGTTTTTAAGTAACTATCAGTGCTACCGACATCGAACTATAACGATATTGGGTTTTGTTAGATAATGTATTTAGAGTTATTTGTAAAATCTTTTCTCAAAGATGTTTGGTGTTATTCGACATCGCGACTACAATATAATAAGGTTAAATGGGCTTCGATAAAAGTCAAAGACAAATAAACTACTTATTGTCCCTAAAGATAGAACAGCGACTCTTCACGGTAATTACCGATACAATGCAActaaatgatggaagaacatgTCACATCCGCGACATCCACGGCATTACGTCTTTCaagataaaatgtaaaaattatgttttggaATGACAGTCATGTATGCTGGTGATTTAGTTGCATTGTCTCATATTtggtagttttttttctattttaattaatttaaatcgttaacatttttcttagtatgttttatataatgggTGAAGCTGtcaaagataaatatttattctctCCTTCCTAAAATTGAGAAGCCATTgaaatcgctaagttttgtaGCTTGTAGGTCCGCATATAGGTTGTGATGGTGGAGCAATATAAATGTCAAGTCGATTTACATATTTCCATAACGTATCCTTAGTCGCAGtcagaaatttaaatttatacttaaaagCAAAGTTACCAACACCAAGGCAATCTGCcaataattatcaattaattaacttacatgatatagtatatatgtattaaaatcagATGACAGAAAGTAAACAATCGCCATCTCGTAAGACCACTGTCAAAttcatctatatatattatacagtaATAAATGATTAGAGTTTAATCAAGTTAAGTAAAAATCAATTCATTTGAATTTGACGTTATTTTTAGACAATTGTTTTAAGGACTTCCATCACAATACGGGAACCACAGTTTCTGTTTAAAACCCTATATgagattcaaaataataatataatttagatggGTCAGCTAGTCGTAAATGTTTTCTCGTCGTACATGATGACTATTAAAGTATGAACGAATTGTGATGCGGAAGGTTTCAGCTGGCTCTGTGCCCGTGTTGTCGTGGCAATGGGCCAGCCAGGGTCATGAGCGGACGATGCACTTCCATCATATAACTATGTAACAATGGGTATGACTCTAGAAATCCGTAACCAATGTCAGATTTGACATAATTATTGGGTAATCCCGactatattacataatatacatataatgtaaagtgtcataaaaaggtttttttattaacatttattactatgacATAGATGTATTAGTCTAGTAAATgtgtgttaaatatataaaaataatagttcatTAAACTATACAATGTTAATAGAATAGATCGAataccataaataataattagccAGCGCAACACATTTTAGTTAAATCTAGGAAAATAAAGGACATCCTGCCTTTCCAagtgatatttaataataaacattccaATTTTACACcagtaaaaatatcttatatcaTTGCTAAGACTTCACACATTTATGTAAATTCGTATCTTACATAGCAATAGTTCATTATCTAAAGCTAAGAACTGTCAGGATAAGATAAGCAAGTACTTATCTAACCCTAAGGGACTTAGaaaaaacaacacaaaaagttttgtttactATGCAGGTAGTTTCGTTTGAAGCTTGCTAGAGATTTTACTTTTACCCTACACAATGTCTAAAACCACTAGAAAAAATACGAAAGGGCTTCAAGGCGTTATCGGTTTGTgttttctatgaaaaaaattggatttgataaacaaaaaagaattccAGAAACGTAATACAGATATAAGaaaatcgaaaaaaaaaaagactttaaaaacttaaatttacacctggaagaaaagaaaactttcGAAAACCggaataatatatacataaacacGCTACCCTACTACATTACCAACTCTATAGTGAAGAGCTTCAATCTTCAACCAACAGTATGAATGGTATTTTTGTAGATTTTACAACTGAAAGTAAAAATAGTGTTTCTCCTTAAGAGGTCATTAAAGCCAGTAAACGAAAGGTCACGTTTAGCAGTTCATTACCACTTGCATTACGTAGGTTTTATACATAATCACTGTAAAACGAAAATCGCTTGCGCGTGTTGGCACACGGCGATGGTAGTTGTTCAAATCAACAGTTTGCtatgttaaagaaaaattatctttaagGCGGTTAGGCGTTTGTGGCCGTATGCgtatgtttttaaagtaaacaCACATAACCTTAGGGGCATTGGTTCGCTAACATTAGTGGCCAAACAGATGTGTGAGATGTTTGTTTAGGCAACTCGTTAACGATATCGGACGCTGCTTTGAACCTTCaaggatttttatattaacacgcgaattgtatgaaaatataaatggaTCATATCGCGTAAAGTGTCTATATATATTGCTCGGACATCATTTAATTTCGCTTGTATCATCAGGGTGTAATCccgtaaaattataataatattagttgtCACTGCTTATTTGTGACAATacatataagttatataaaatgccggtttttaaattattatccaAATAAAATTGGCTTTTTCCAGTCGAAACCAAgcatagattattttattattaaagtatctTTTGTAGAGGCCTTGTAGCCCCGGTTACCCTAAATCCAGGGttgcatatattaaaaaggtaCATCCCAATTTTGTGACAAAGTTAGTAGTTTCCTATATTTTTTGGAATAATTCAAAACGGAGGGTGCATGTGTCATATGCATTTATTTACCAGTGCTGGCGAAGTTCCAGACAACTAAAATAGCTGGCGATGTCATTGTACTAAAAGGAAGCCCTATATCCCTTTGTCGTTGATGCTGCTTTAATCAACGCTTGCGGAAATTTTTGCCTTGTTCTCGTACCAATTTGGGTGATTGTGGAATTCTCcagaagtaatattttttgtccgAAAGAGTGTTTTtactaaatgtattaaaatatatttaaaaaaattgtataactcCATATTTTGAGAGCTTTTGTTGTGTAAATcgttacatattaaaaaaggaaCTCTCGCGTTCGTCTGTACGTCTGGAGTTGGGTACGCTGTACGGTTTATTACCAATACACAGTGTGATTAATGAATAaggtttttatgtaaaattactgAAATATATGTAACAATGTCACAAAACATCTTGCCGAAAAATCTTTTTCGAAATTAACGAGGAATAAGAAATCAGTTACTACTATTACGGTTTTCttacaaatttcttaaaataaatccttttAAACTACGCAATACATTTATTGCAATTTGTCTCGACagagtaaaaatatacatataatttctacatagtatatattattgttactacATATGgttgtttttctttctatgcaaTTAGATTTTGGATTATCTGTTCAATCAAATACATTTATCgtgaaattataaaactctATAATTACAGGATATCAATTACGAGTACATTAGATAACATGGCGTGTTCCTTCTTACcattatcatttataaatacacatttatgtatcttatataaatatgtacaaaattatCATTGATATTTAACGTGAATAAgttttatgtttgtaatatttaaaaccataCATTACACATACGAACCGTACAATACTTTGTCTTGCACTAATATTTTAACCAAAGTAAAAGCGAAAAACATATTCCTTGTtcgatgtttttgtttatagataTGACCTACCTAAGAATAGCGTGGATTCAATCTAAATAACAGATGCTATTCAAACTCCGCGCCAAAATGTCATGTAATTCTGTTTAAAAAAGaacattaaattgaatttgaacTTATATACAATTCTCGATACTTTTTGAtagaatatacaatattaccactttaacttaaatttaacgCAGAgtgtaaactatattttaaaccataacatttttttctttaaatcagactgtacaaaatataaatttaaaaactctgGAATACTTGCCTGTACCACATGatagtctcagcaaaaaattgGACGAAGCGTGAGCCCTTTTTAGTCTTACACTCGAAATAAATTTCGAAAGGAAACGTGATTCCCTCCAAGGTCAACTAAATTAGTATTCGTATGTGTTCGTTTGACCGGACGCAAAAACTTGTTAATATGCGACTTGACGATTTTTTTCTAGCAATAAGCCTAAAGCGATACATCGAAGGTTAGgacaaaatcaatttttacGTCCCgtgagaatatttatttaattttctagctaaattaaaaacgttGAAGGTTTGCGACGTTTATCTAAATGTTCGCTCTTAATATACTTAGGATttcttacataaaatatagtgAAAAACTTGCGTTTGTTGTTTGCAATGCCCATATAAATAAGCACATTATGTAAAGtcgaatatttaatgtaattgtaaattgtttgtattaaaacttaaCCAACggtatattaaaacttttaaagcgaaaaatatatggtaaatgtcataaaaaataatgtcatgttaaagtgaatatatattatatatgatataaccTTTTCTtggtgaatatattttttctttatttcttttttcaatATGAAATTCGTTATTTGTACTCACCGAAATTGATTATATAATCGAGTTAAACTTAACATAACTCGGCAAAAGTGTGTCTTTAGGCCAGATCTTTCCacctaaaaataattcatttcaacatcatataaaaattcttGACTTTGTTGTTCCCGAActtttttaatcgaatttccctttctttattaaattctgAAAACTGCAATAAACTGTCCAAAGCGGCGACATCCCTCTAACGAGTTTCTTGACAAGTTCaaagtaaaaagtttttatttacttacctTCTCTGTtttcacataattttttaatactcaACTGTAAACgtgttctatattttttattatacatacagaATCAGAGACCCTGTAGACAAGCAAATTGTTCTATAAACTAAACGATTAACTTCGATTCGATTTTCAAAACAATGTTTGTTACTTCCTGAACGCAGAAGAGCTATTCCATGGCTATAAAAAAGTGAATGAGTAGAAAAGAGCCTGCCATATTGTGGCATTGCGGgcttcattattttaaattatgtattcgataaaatacattatttaaaagatattctttataaatgataaagatatcattgcttataaaaaaatcttagctTAAAACGAATGTTTATCTTAGTAATgaacattttgaaaaatatatggcATCACGATGAGGGAATAAAAAAGAGGATGCAATCGCTATCGTGATGCTCGTGTcgtgattttaaaatgttgtgttTATATAGTAGGTGTCAATCCGCTTATAGGATTAATGAGAGAGCTTACTTTGATGCAGTTACAAGTAGAAAGAcattttgcttttaaaattgatcagGCGATATCAATGTGGAATTGCGAGAAATGTGAGTCAGTCAAATTCGGCGAAACCAGACAAGTGATTCATAGGACtgatctttaatatttttgtataaaatgtttagctttaattttatattggtatttttaaaattagtaactGATATCTTTATATCTTAACTAACTAACATAACTTTTTATGTAGAATGTGTTTTTAATGTGCAAATCTGTGTGTAAATATTGCGTAAAACGcgatattaaagtttattttataaaaattaatgactattcaaatatatgtttctggtaatattttacttatttatttattcacaaaaatgttatgCTAATAGTGCATGAATATAAGTTTGTTCGAAAGCTACGTGCAATAATAACGTGACTAACTAGTAAACTAGTAAATACTTgagaacaaaataattatcaaataaaataattataatataatcagaaATATTAGATAAGTAAGCCGCTTATTGAAAGGTTAATGAACCTTATGTTAATTCAAGGAATCAATTCTAAAAAGCCGGCGTCTTAGTTATAACCTCAACTTCTACCAAGAAGCAACTAGGAAGACAGAAAGGGACCACGCAGCCGCTCAATGTTGTCACGCATGCGCCGAGCCCCTTTTACAGATATCATAATCCCTGAGCGAAGCACAAAGCAGGAAACTCTAGGGCCCGTCGTACCAAATGTCGGGAGTATTAAAtctcgtaatattttaattttataccaaTTCCAGTGAAAACGAGCATGTGATTTGCTAGTGTTACTTCTAACAGTGGTTTTTACGTAATCATGTATAAAACGGTGCGCCATGGTGAAAATAGTCTTCAGTATACTATCCTTCCGCAGACCGAAGAAGTGCTTAACAACAGTGGACTTAAAGGGAAAGGGCGGGATTACAGCCCGTCAATTCACGTGAGGCGGTCCAGGCGAAGATCAACCctcaaatatgtattaatggTGATATTTGGAACTGTAATAGCCCTAGCATTGGCTTCTGTTCCTCTATACGTTATGAACGGTGCTATATTTGCTCGAAGAATGCAATTCGATCACCATGATACTACAACGCCAGCTCTCACTCCTGGTGGGAGAGAAATATTACGTTCCCGTAAAAAGGAACTGAGGATGTCTGCTGAAACTACCATAAAACCTAAATTGGACATTTTAACTACAACCACTACTCCctctactactactacaacACCTGTCCCCATAACTGTGACCAGTGATAAGATTACGAATCCACCCTGGACGATGCCTGCTTTAAGGTCTTGGAAAGCAGCGTCATCGACGTCACTACCACAATTACCAACAGAAGAGATCGAACGGATTCCACTCATTGGTACACCCTCAGGAAGTGTGCGTCTTCTAGACCATTACATGTCCATGAGGCCATGGGATAAGGACATTATAATAAGACCAACCGTCACCTCAGAACCTATAACAATTCGAGatgtttttaactattattccGTTCACTCTACAGAGAAAGTTGTTACGGATAGTCCGAAAGTATTCGAGGATGTATTGATCACCACAAAGGCTACGATAAAGAACATAGCAACTACTGAAGCTTTTGCGAGTGATATATCAAAGTTCAACGACCTAAAAGACACACTGCTATCCGCAGATACCGATGAAGAGGCAAAGGAAACCCTAGAAGAAGACGAAGTATTTTCTTTACCACCACTAAAACCGGATACAGCGGTGGGGTCGGATTCAGATGAAGTTACAGTTTCTAAGACTACAAATGGCTGGTACGGCCAGAAATGGCCATTTGTGGATTCCTCAACTTACTTCCAATGGCCTGTGAATGTAAGTATTGCGATAACTATGGATTCGTGATAGTGAATTTCATTTAATGTCCTATCGATATTGTTACGAACATTATAATCACAAAACAAACCACAATAATAGTCAACAAACATTAAattctataacaatttttgaatttacaaaatatttttgtcttcataatatttcatattagtCCGCATTGCCTGAAGAAGTGGTTTACTTGGGACAAAGCTGTCTAAAATATCgtctataaatgtaaatttgcaGGTCATTCGTCGTAACATTGCACAGGTGGAGTAAAGGAAAATCTCGATTTCTTGGTTTGTTCATAaaagtgaataaaaatatccttcgtatttattttactagtaATCTCTCCTTAATCTAGGGGATGGCAATGTTTTGCTTTGAAGAAGAAGAGTTCATTAggatttttgttataatgacGAATTATAGTCCTTAACACTTTTTACATGATTACAGGTTTAAATAAGTCGTAGTCGTACATAATTCTGGTATGTTAAAAATTCTTTTCCACAGAGTCCCAATGATGGCATCTTACTACCACTATTAACAGCGGCTTTATCGTCGATGACTCTGGTGCTACTATTGGCTTTTGCGATCAAGTTAAGGAAACGTACCAGCCATCACTGCGCTCCAACTGGGGTAAGGTTAATTATGTATCAGGTCTCATTTCTGGAGTTCGTCCAGTTGTTTCAGCGTGTGAATATCATCCCATTGAAGGGTTGATTCTTATGCACTAATTGACTGCCTATGTGGGTATTCAATATtcactcgtacggtgaaggaagacatcgttaGGAAACTAGGCTTAGAACAAAAAAGGgctacagaaggctgatctatAATATAACACAAAAAGCAATcctacagaaatctgaggccattTTCTTTCCTAAGAACGTTAATATAATtccaaataaatgtttttctcGTGAAACTTATGTTtcttttttgatatatttgttGGATAGGATAATTATCTATGAATTTACCTTTACTCTTTTTAGATAAACACTTACGAAGCGGTTTTACATGGTGTAATACCAACATAATACCAATGATGCACATATCGATCGATATATCCTGTCCTGTCGCATTAATATTGTAGCGCGAATGGTGTTGTAGACGCCGTATGGGACCTAGATCGATAAGCGGGACACCTGCCTCGTAtctaaatagaaatatacacatatagtgaatataaatttctctaaaatatctttatttcttGAGTTTTAGCCTGCCCAACTCTTTTTagtatctaaataaataaagtggtTCCGTTACGTTACGTATATGTTttagtatatacatatttcaattGTGGTATGCTAGCGTTCAAATGCGTCGAATATGCTTTTATTTcagcaaaatatatttctcatACGATCTTAATACAAGTACTAAGACGCCTAACAGCCAGACGCTAAAGAATATTATTGACATCTTATCAAATGCtgttactataataataatataatagtcaTCTTTAATAATTGTCTATTGTGATTCGTTTTGTTCTACTCATGCAGTAACCATACTCaaacataattttgaaatgaATCTTCCCGTTGTTCCCGTTGTCATAACAaccgttatatttttttaaaattatttaaattatatgattaACCTTTACGTAGTGATGAGGACATTATTTGGTTTTTCTAGAAGTTATCCGCCGAATCTCAAACTGATGACAACACTAATTTATTGACGGCTGAAAATCCGGAAGAAGTCGAGGAGTGAGTGAGGAGGAGATgtgaaattgtaatttaattttgctttTAGTCATATGCACATTAAGGaaaatttttgaatataaatttcatgATTTTTAGATTCATATCcgcatacatataaaataccttttgATGAGTAATTTTCCTAATCGTGCATAAGACcttaaatgataatta
This is a stretch of genomic DNA from Pieris brassicae chromosome 1, ilPieBrab1.1, whole genome shotgun sequence. It encodes these proteins:
- the LOC123715680 gene encoding cell wall protein DAN4-like, which gives rise to MYKTVRHGENSLQYTILPQTEEVLNNSGLKGKGRDYSPSIHVRRSRRRSTLKYVLMVIFGTVIALALASVPLYVMNGAIFARRMQFDHHDTTTPALTPGGREILRSRKKELRMSAETTIKPKLDILTTTTTPSTTTTTPVPITVTSDKITNPPWTMPALRSWKAASSTSLPQLPTEEIERIPLIGTPSGSVRLLDHYMSMRPWDKDIIIRPTVTSEPITIRDVFNYYSVHSTEKVVTDSPKVFEDVLITTKATIKNIATTEAFASDISKFNDLKDTLLSADTDEEAKETLEEDEVFSLPPLKPDTAVGSDSDEVTVSKTTNGWYGQKWPFVDSSTYFQWPVNSPNDGILLPLLTAALSSMTLVLLLAFAIKLRKRTSHHCAPTGKLSAESQTDDNTNLLTAENPEEVEE